A region from the Fusarium musae strain F31 chromosome 1, whole genome shotgun sequence genome encodes:
- a CDS encoding hypothetical protein (EggNog:ENOG41) — MDPVNIFLLEEGEDTSALRTRNADGQRARNMLIDRGNSLILQAALTSVTHGDFTPDGDGASLLVFEFNFIGKGDRRFTSGQITISFEDASQSTMNCPMITTISPSGKLAINKTTFARDVHRGFNASLGGGPGVVTGELGFIWEQSEIREDSHATTLVGLKRSLGVGGGKTNTVIWILEEDPKTKEGIPSFLRGGVLLRRRADVPFRFTIKVKSEVDFAGKLRRLFGREEPDPVDPVELDGETDLDGLGIGRLDPETPGLDLHNMGSMDVAQHAHVVLASLLNVPG; from the coding sequence ATGGATCCAGTCAACATTTTCCTCcttgaggagggagaggataCTTCCGCGTTGCGCACAAGAAATGCGGATGGCCAACGGGCTCGGAATATGCTCATCGACCGTGGTAATTCCTTAATTCTTCAGGCAGCACTCACAAGTGTCACACACGGAGACTTCACAcctgatggcgatggcgcttCGCTACTTGTTTTCGAGTTCAATTTCATCGGCAAGGGTGACCGTAGGTTTACCAGTGGCCAGATCACCATCAGTTTCGAAGATGCTAGCCAGTCCACCATGAATTGTCCCATGATCACAACGATCTCGCCATCGGGGAAACTGGCAATCAACAAGACGACCTTCGCCCGAGACGTTCACCGTGGGTTCAACGCAAGCCTAGGAGGAGGGCCAGGTGTTGTGACCGGTGAGCTGGGATTTATCTGGGAGCAGTCCGAGATAAGAGAGGATAGCCATGCAACGACTTTGGTTGGGCTGAAGCGTTCTCTTGGCGTGGGCGGAGGCAAGACCAACACTGTCATTTGGATACTAGAAGAGGACCCAAAAACTAAGGAGGGGATACCCAGCTTCCTCCGAGGTGGTGTCCTGTTACGCCGGAGGGCCGACGTCCCATTTAGATTTACGATTAAAGTCAAATCCGAAGTTGATTTCGCAGGAAAGCTACGCCGGCTGTTTGGGCGAGAGGAGCCGGATCCAGTCGATCCGGTTGAACTGGATGGAGAGACCGACTTGGATGGCCTTGGTATTGGCAGACTTGACCCGGAGACACCGGGTCTCGATTTGCATAACATGGGAAGCATGGACGTGGCACAGCATGCTCATGTAGTCTTGGCGAGCCTGCTTAACGTTCCAGGATAG